A region from the Nematostella vectensis chromosome 13, jaNemVect1.1, whole genome shotgun sequence genome encodes:
- the LOC5500536 gene encoding cysteine/serine-rich nuclear protein 3 codes for MLKRKIEEDSLSESSHESSDSLDSGDSPKSKLPRRVRFYERTVFHFPRTQGSSCVPSNGGYTLGMKRKHSFVESFKFTDYDENLELCFQSESDEDEEDDDDHSFLPIPQKTRKAILKDAGVKKINKQEASECMEIRYSRQICGCDCKTFCDPATCSCSLNGINCQVDRDSFPCGCTRDACRNPQGRHEYDPISVRRHFIDTVLKLRGQKYIWGDQATIDGSTKQSVISFAVS; via the coding sequence ATGTTAAAACGAAAAATCGAAGAGGATTCTCTGAGCGAGAGCAGTCACGAAAGCTCAGATAGTTTAGATTCTGGCGACTCGCCGAAGAGCAAGTTACCGCGAAGAGTTCGCTTCTATGAGCGGACTGTATTTCACTTTCCACGGACTCAGGGTAGTAGCTGTGTGCCGTCTAACGGGGGATATACGCTAGGGATGAAGCGGAAACATTCGTTTGTGGAGAGTTTTAAATTCACTGACTACGACGAAaatcttgagctgtgttttcaAAGCGAGAGTGACGAGGACGAAGAAGATGACGATGACCATTCGTTTCTACCGATTCCTCAGAAAACACGAAAGGCCATCTTGAAAGATGCCGGCgtgaagaaaataaacaaacaagaagCGAGCGAATGTATGGAGATACGGTACTCTAGACAAATATGTGGGTGTGATTGCAAAACATTCTGTGATCCTGCGACTTGTAGCTGCTCTCTCAACGGAATAAATTGCCAAGTAGACAGGGATAGTTTTCCTTGCGGGTGTACCAGGGATGCCTGTCGAAATCCCCAGGGAAGACACGAATACGACCCGATCTCCGTCAGACGACATTTTATAGATACCGTGTTGAAGCTTCGGGGGCAGAAGTACATTTGGGGAGATCAAGCGACTATTGATGGATCTACAAAACAAAGTGTTATTTCTTTCGCCGTTTCTTGA